A region from the Mycolicibacterium phlei genome encodes:
- a CDS encoding acyl-CoA synthetase has protein sequence MNLFALLDQAAARFADRGAVYHGERQVLTWGELRQRALRLASTLGSPGTRIAVASENRPEIIELMFGVWAAECVYVPINFKLHPREMVQILDDSGASVVFASPKIAAGLAPETSVPIEVIGEPAYESRFAASAVAPPVTDPATLAWLFYTSGTTGKSKGAMLSHRNLMAMTVSHLADFDSPDENSSLIHGAPMSHGSGLYVPPYVLRAARQVIPASGAFEPDEFLDLCEHHPNSSAFLAPTMVQRLVQTGRSCPGNLRTIVYGGGPMYVESLKKAMAAFGPVFVQLYGQGEAPMTITGLRRADHIDADDAVLGSVGYARSGVDVAVLRSDGSFADVGEIGEIVCRGDVVMSGYWNNPEATAATLQDGWLRTGDMGSFDERGYLTLRDRSKDVVISGGSNIYPREVEEVLLEHPGVVEAGVVGAPDEEWGEIVVAFIVGDVTAEELDAHLLERIARFKRPKRYEFIDELPKNSYGKVLKRELRERVRS, from the coding sequence GTGAACCTGTTCGCGCTTCTGGACCAGGCCGCCGCCCGGTTCGCCGACCGCGGCGCGGTGTATCACGGTGAGCGGCAGGTGCTGACGTGGGGTGAGCTGCGTCAGCGGGCGCTGCGGTTGGCGTCGACGCTGGGTTCGCCCGGTACCCGCATCGCGGTGGCCAGCGAGAACCGCCCGGAGATCATCGAGTTGATGTTCGGCGTGTGGGCCGCCGAGTGCGTGTACGTGCCGATCAACTTCAAACTGCATCCGCGCGAGATGGTGCAGATCCTCGACGACTCCGGGGCGTCGGTGGTCTTCGCGTCGCCGAAGATCGCCGCCGGCCTGGCGCCGGAGACGTCGGTGCCGATTGAGGTCATCGGCGAGCCCGCGTACGAAAGTCGGTTCGCCGCTTCGGCTGTGGCGCCGCCGGTGACCGATCCGGCGACGCTGGCGTGGTTGTTCTACACCAGCGGCACCACCGGGAAGTCGAAGGGCGCGATGCTGTCGCATCGCAACCTGATGGCGATGACGGTGTCGCATCTGGCGGATTTCGACTCGCCGGATGAGAACAGCAGCCTGATCCACGGTGCGCCGATGTCGCACGGGTCGGGGCTGTACGTCCCGCCGTATGTGCTGCGGGCGGCGCGGCAGGTGATCCCGGCGTCGGGGGCGTTCGAACCCGACGAGTTCCTGGATCTGTGTGAGCACCATCCGAATTCGAGCGCATTCCTGGCCCCGACGATGGTGCAGCGGCTGGTGCAGACGGGCCGGTCGTGCCCGGGCAATCTGCGCACGATCGTGTACGGCGGCGGCCCGATGTACGTGGAGAGCCTGAAGAAGGCGATGGCCGCGTTCGGTCCGGTGTTCGTGCAGCTGTACGGCCAGGGTGAGGCGCCGATGACGATCACCGGGCTGCGGCGGGCCGACCACATCGACGCCGACGACGCGGTGCTGGGTTCGGTCGGGTACGCGCGGTCCGGGGTGGATGTGGCGGTGCTGCGCTCCGACGGCAGCTTCGCCGACGTCGGCGAGATCGGCGAGATCGTCTGCCGCGGTGACGTTGTCATGAGCGGCTACTGGAACAACCCGGAGGCGACGGCGGCCACGCTGCAGGACGGATGGCTGCGCACCGGCGACATGGGGTCGTTCGACGAGCGGGGCTATCTGACGCTGCGGGACCGGTCGAAGGACGTGGTGATCAGCGGTGGCAGCAATATCTACCCGCGTGAGGTGGAGGAGGTGCTGCTCGAGCATCCGGGGGTCGTCGAGGCCGGTGTGGTCGGGGCGCCCGACGAGGAGTGGGGCGAGATCGTGGTGGCGTTCATCGTCGGCGATGTGACCGCCGAGGAACTCGACGCGCACCTGCTCGAGCGGATCGCCCGGTTCAAGCGGCCCAAGCGCTACGAGTTCATCGACGAGCTGCCGAAGAACAGCTACGGCAAGGTGCTCAAGCGGGAGCTGCGCGAGCGCGTGCGTTCCTGA
- a CDS encoding HNH endonuclease signature motif containing protein, which translates to MFDDPRSAELITVMGEEAREEAAAKGRRLAAVAELYELRKLQYLDAGFTHTDVSVAVAAEVGAAHNISHARAHSLVHTAVDLHRRLPQVMAAMRRGAIDYRIVATINTRTQNVDDHYLELLDHALAARAEKWMKLSDKQLIDRIDMIVADLDPQAVRVPRHVDDNRHLHVEPANEPGIALISGAVHATDGAALHAALDALADTVCAHDPRTKAQRRADALGPLARGQATLRCECRRHDCPATAAKAAAGAAVISVLAEQATLDGTSNKPGYLPGFGVLPAESVRQLAEHAVCKPLTTPDTKPEKNYRPSTALRTYVQWRDLTCRWPGCDKPAQGCDIDHTTPWPAGPTHPSNTKPYCRTHHIVKTFLTGRGGWSERQHPDGTLELRAPTGHLYIHQPHGAAMFPALAQETGDLNIKAAPQPDVRDRIALMPPRKRSYDDEKRKRIRTERRQRAQLTTKQQHQHQAKLATNDKPPPF; encoded by the coding sequence ATGTTCGATGACCCGCGGTCGGCGGAGCTGATCACCGTGATGGGTGAGGAGGCCCGGGAGGAGGCCGCGGCCAAAGGCCGCCGCCTGGCGGCGGTCGCCGAACTGTATGAGCTGCGCAAACTGCAGTATCTGGATGCCGGGTTCACCCACACCGACGTGTCGGTGGCGGTGGCCGCCGAAGTCGGCGCCGCCCACAACATCAGCCACGCCCGCGCCCACAGCCTCGTGCACACCGCCGTCGACCTGCACCGTCGGCTACCGCAGGTGATGGCCGCGATGCGACGCGGCGCGATCGACTACCGCATCGTGGCCACCATCAACACCCGCACCCAAAACGTCGACGACCACTACCTCGAACTCCTCGATCACGCCCTGGCCGCGCGGGCCGAGAAATGGATGAAACTGTCCGACAAACAACTCATCGACCGCATCGACATGATCGTCGCCGACCTCGACCCCCAAGCCGTGCGCGTCCCACGCCACGTCGACGACAACCGCCACCTCCACGTCGAACCGGCCAACGAACCCGGAATCGCGTTGATCTCCGGGGCCGTGCACGCCACCGACGGCGCCGCCCTCCACGCCGCCCTGGACGCACTGGCCGACACCGTCTGCGCCCACGACCCACGCACCAAAGCCCAACGCCGCGCCGACGCCCTCGGCCCCCTGGCCCGCGGGCAAGCCACCCTGCGGTGTGAATGCCGACGCCACGACTGCCCCGCCACAGCCGCCAAGGCCGCCGCCGGCGCCGCGGTCATCTCCGTGCTGGCCGAACAGGCCACCCTCGACGGCACCAGCAACAAACCCGGATACCTGCCCGGCTTCGGCGTCCTGCCCGCCGAATCCGTACGACAGCTGGCCGAACACGCCGTCTGCAAACCCCTCACCACCCCCGACACCAAGCCGGAGAAGAACTACCGGCCCAGCACCGCACTACGCACCTACGTGCAGTGGCGCGACCTGACCTGCCGCTGGCCCGGCTGCGACAAACCCGCCCAGGGCTGCGATATCGACCACACCACCCCCTGGCCGGCCGGGCCCACCCACCCGTCCAACACCAAGCCCTACTGCCGGACCCACCACATCGTCAAAACCTTCCTCACCGGCCGCGGCGGCTGGAGCGAACGCCAACACCCCGACGGCACCCTCGAACTGCGCGCCCCCACCGGACACCTCTACATCCACCAACCCCACGGCGCGGCGATGTTCCCCGCCCTGGCACAAGAAACAGGCGACCTCAACATCAAGGCAGCCCCACAACCCGACGTGCGTGACCGCATCGCACTCATGCCACCCCGAAAACGCAGCTACGACGACGAAAAACGCAAACGCATCCGCACCGAACGCCGCCAACGCGCCCAACTCACCACCAAACAACAACACCAACACCAAGCCAAACTCGCCACCAACGACAAACCCCCACCCTTCTGA
- a CDS encoding SDR family NAD(P)-dependent oxidoreductase — MTQVAIVTGASSGIGFGCATKLAEMGMAVLGTGRDEERLGELEKAIGDPSRVQTVAVDLTADDAPQRIVQAALDRWGRIDFLVNNAGVGSPKPLHETDDESLDYFLGLMLRAPFRLARDVIGHMKAGSGIVNVTSTFAVVGGLRGGAYSAAKGGLTSLTQHIACQYGPLGIRCNAVAPGVTLTPMVATRLEDERFRKINTEMTPYPRLGEVNDVASTVAFLCSDGASFINGQTIVVDGGWSSTKYLSDFALESEWVPRQ, encoded by the coding sequence ATGACCCAGGTGGCGATCGTGACGGGGGCCAGCAGCGGGATCGGGTTCGGCTGCGCGACGAAGCTGGCCGAGATGGGGATGGCGGTGCTAGGCACCGGCCGCGACGAGGAACGGCTCGGCGAGCTGGAGAAGGCGATCGGCGATCCGTCCCGGGTGCAGACGGTGGCCGTCGACCTGACCGCCGACGACGCCCCGCAGCGGATCGTGCAGGCGGCGCTGGACCGGTGGGGGCGCATCGACTTCCTGGTCAACAACGCGGGAGTGGGCAGCCCGAAACCGTTGCACGAGACCGACGACGAGTCGCTGGACTACTTCCTCGGGCTGATGCTGCGGGCGCCGTTCCGGTTGGCGCGCGACGTGATCGGACACATGAAGGCCGGCTCCGGGATCGTGAACGTGACGTCGACGTTCGCGGTGGTCGGCGGGTTGCGCGGCGGAGCGTACTCGGCGGCCAAGGGCGGGCTGACGTCGCTGACCCAGCACATCGCCTGCCAGTACGGGCCGTTGGGGATCCGCTGCAACGCCGTCGCGCCCGGCGTCACGCTGACGCCGATGGTGGCGACGCGGCTGGAGGACGAGCGGTTCCGCAAGATCAACACCGAGATGACGCCGTATCCGCGGTTGGGTGAGGTCAACGACGTCGCCAGCACGGTCGCGTTCTTGTGTTCGGACGGGGCGAGTTTCATCAACGGGCAGACGATCGTCGTCGACGGCGGCTGGAGTTCGACGAAGTACCTGTCGGACTTCGCGCTCGAGTCCGAGTGGGTGCCCCGGCAGTGA
- a CDS encoding serine hydrolase, which translates to MNALVRLVVAAGLLLVAGCGAESADPAPSTSARPDSAGSEVPPPLVPAMPLPDDAVDRAVAQLDGLAEDLMDRSGIPGMAVAVVHGGKTVYAKGFGVKDIRTGEPVDADTVFQLASVSKSVTATVVAQQVGEKVVDWDTRIVEKLPWFALADPAVTQMVTVADMLSHRSGLPDHAGDTLEDLGYDRRHVLEKLRELPLSPFRITYEYTNFGFTAGAEAVAVAAGKPWETLAEDVLFKPLGMGATSFRLADFQARPNRAVGHINIDGRYEPRYLREPDAQSPAAGVSSSVNDMTRWLAMVLADGEHEGRRLIDPEALLPAVSPQIVASKPSEPAMRAGFYGYGFNVGVTSGARTEISHSGAFELGTGTNFVILPSADVAIIALTNATPSGVPETLTAQFADLVQFGEIREDWYNLYRPLFEEMEKPMGSLVGKEPPADPAPAAPLASYVGTYANDYWGPARVTERDGQLRLAMGTKLDVPLTHWDGNTFTFELITENAPPGTISTAVFDGNRLTLEYFDTFEKGTFVK; encoded by the coding sequence ATGAACGCACTGGTCAGACTCGTCGTCGCCGCCGGATTGCTGCTCGTCGCCGGGTGCGGCGCCGAGTCCGCGGACCCCGCACCGTCCACCAGTGCCCGGCCGGACAGTGCCGGATCGGAGGTGCCGCCGCCGCTGGTGCCCGCGATGCCGCTGCCCGACGACGCCGTCGACAGGGCGGTGGCTCAGCTCGACGGGCTGGCCGAGGACCTGATGGACAGGTCCGGTATCCCGGGCATGGCCGTGGCGGTGGTGCACGGCGGGAAGACGGTGTACGCCAAGGGGTTCGGCGTCAAAGACATCCGCACCGGGGAGCCGGTCGACGCCGACACCGTGTTCCAGCTGGCGTCGGTGTCGAAGTCGGTGACCGCCACGGTGGTGGCCCAGCAGGTGGGGGAGAAGGTCGTCGACTGGGACACCCGGATAGTCGAGAAGCTGCCGTGGTTCGCGCTGGCGGACCCGGCCGTCACCCAGATGGTCACCGTCGCCGACATGCTGTCGCACCGCTCCGGCCTGCCCGATCACGCAGGCGACACGCTCGAGGACCTCGGCTACGACCGCCGCCACGTGCTCGAGAAGCTGCGCGAGCTGCCGCTGTCGCCGTTCCGGATCACCTACGAGTACACCAACTTCGGGTTCACCGCCGGTGCTGAAGCGGTGGCCGTCGCCGCGGGTAAGCCGTGGGAGACGCTGGCCGAGGACGTGCTGTTCAAGCCGCTGGGCATGGGTGCGACGAGCTTCCGGCTGGCCGACTTCCAGGCCCGGCCCAACCGCGCCGTCGGCCACATCAACATCGACGGGCGCTACGAACCGCGGTATCTGCGCGAGCCCGACGCCCAGTCCCCGGCGGCCGGGGTCAGCTCGTCGGTGAACGACATGACGCGCTGGCTGGCGATGGTGCTGGCCGACGGCGAGCACGAGGGCCGCCGGCTGATCGACCCGGAGGCGCTGCTGCCCGCGGTGTCCCCACAGATCGTGGCCTCGAAGCCCTCGGAACCGGCGATGCGCGCCGGGTTCTACGGGTACGGCTTCAATGTCGGCGTCACCTCCGGCGCCCGCACCGAGATCAGCCACTCCGGGGCCTTCGAACTCGGCACCGGCACCAACTTCGTGATCCTGCCGTCGGCCGACGTGGCGATCATCGCGCTGACCAACGCCACCCCGTCCGGGGTGCCGGAGACGCTGACCGCGCAGTTCGCCGACCTGGTGCAGTTCGGCGAGATCCGCGAGGACTGGTACAACCTCTACCGCCCGCTGTTCGAGGAGATGGAGAAGCCGATGGGCTCGCTGGTCGGCAAGGAGCCGCCCGCCGACCCCGCACCGGCCGCACCGCTGGCGAGCTACGTCGGCACCTACGCCAACGACTACTGGGGCCCGGCCAGGGTGACCGAGCGCGACGGACAGCTGCGGCTCGCCATGGGCACGAAACTGGATGTGCCGCTGACACATTGGGACGGAAACACGTTCACGTTCGAGTTGATCACCGAGAACGCGCCCCCGGGCACGATCTCCACCGCGGTGTTCGACGGAAACCGGCTCACGCTGGAGTATTTCGACACGTTCGAGAAGGGGACGTTCGTCAAGTGA
- a CDS encoding type II toxin-antitoxin system Rv0910 family toxin: MAKLSVSVDVPLTPEQAWASASDLSRYKEWLSIHRVWRSKLPETLEKGTTLESIVEVMGMPNRIKWTIVHYRPPESMTLNGNGVGGVKVKLIGKVKPAAEGSTVQFDIHLGGPALFGPIGMVVAGALRGDIQESLNRFKSVFAPA; encoded by the coding sequence ATGGCCAAACTCTCCGTCTCCGTCGACGTCCCGCTGACGCCGGAGCAGGCGTGGGCGTCCGCCTCTGACCTCTCGCGCTACAAGGAGTGGCTGTCCATCCACCGGGTGTGGCGCAGCAAGCTGCCCGAGACGCTGGAGAAGGGCACGACCCTGGAGTCCATCGTCGAGGTCATGGGCATGCCGAACCGGATCAAGTGGACCATCGTGCACTACCGTCCGCCGGAGTCGATGACGCTCAACGGCAACGGTGTCGGCGGTGTGAAGGTCAAGCTGATCGGCAAGGTGAAACCGGCAGCCGAGGGCTCGACCGTCCAGTTCGACATCCATCTCGGCGGGCCCGCACTGTTCGGACCGATCGGGATGGTGGTCGCCGGCGCACTGCGCGGCGATATCCAGGAGTCGCTGAACCGCTTCAAGTCGGTTTTCGCTCCCGCCTAG
- a CDS encoding MBL fold metallo-hydrolase: MLRGALRIGFGTASLLAGGWVLRALRGTPAALGATPAEIESVARHSPNYRDGVFHNLEPASVLSIEAEQQRVLLRELIGSRDVTRPRAPIPVVPPEPAAAGEASVCWFGHSSALIEVDGYRVLADPVWSRRCSPSQTVGPERMHEVPAPLEALAAVDAIVISHDHYDHLDMDTVVALARTQRAPFVVPLGIGAHLRKWGIPTSRIVELDWHEGHTIGELTLVCTPARHFSGRLFTRNTTLWASWVILGPRHRAYFGGDTGYTKSFAQIGADHGPFDLTLLPIGAYHPAWPDIHMNPEEAVRAHLDVADAGRGLLVPIHWATFRLAPHPWSEPVERLLRAADAEKVQVTVPRPGQRVAPDAPPSEPWWRL; encoded by the coding sequence ATGCTGCGCGGCGCGCTGCGCATCGGCTTCGGCACGGCGTCACTGCTGGCCGGGGGCTGGGTGCTGCGCGCGCTGCGAGGCACGCCCGCCGCGCTGGGGGCGACCCCGGCCGAGATCGAATCGGTGGCCCGGCACTCGCCGAACTACCGCGACGGCGTGTTCCACAACCTGGAGCCGGCGTCGGTGCTGAGCATCGAGGCCGAACAGCAGCGGGTGCTGCTGCGCGAGCTGATCGGTTCCCGCGACGTCACCCGGCCGCGTGCCCCGATCCCCGTCGTGCCCCCGGAGCCCGCCGCCGCGGGGGAGGCGTCGGTGTGCTGGTTCGGTCACTCCTCGGCGCTGATCGAGGTCGACGGCTACCGGGTGCTCGCCGACCCGGTGTGGAGCAGGCGGTGCTCACCGTCGCAGACCGTCGGGCCCGAACGCATGCACGAGGTGCCCGCCCCGCTGGAGGCGCTGGCCGCCGTCGACGCGATCGTGATCAGCCACGACCACTACGACCACCTCGACATGGACACCGTCGTCGCGCTGGCGCGCACCCAGCGGGCCCCGTTCGTGGTGCCGCTGGGCATCGGGGCGCACCTGCGCAAGTGGGGCATCCCGACGAGCCGGATCGTCGAGCTGGACTGGCACGAGGGCCACACCATCGGCGAGCTCACCCTGGTCTGCACCCCGGCCCGGCACTTCTCCGGCCGGCTGTTCACCCGCAACACCACGCTGTGGGCGTCGTGGGTGATCCTCGGTCCCCGGCACCGCGCGTACTTCGGCGGCGACACCGGCTACACCAAGAGCTTCGCCCAGATCGGCGCCGACCACGGGCCGTTCGACCTGACGCTGCTGCCGATCGGTGCCTACCACCCGGCCTGGCCCGACATCCACATGAACCCCGAGGAGGCGGTGCGGGCCCATCTCGACGTCGCCGACGCCGGCCGCGGCCTGCTGGTGCCGATCCACTGGGCCACATTCCGGCTCGCCCCGCACCCGTGGTCCGAACCCGTCGAACGGCTGCTGCGCGCCGCCGACGCGGAGAAGGTGCAGGTGACTGTGCCCAGGCCCGGCCAGCGGGTGGCACCGGACGCGCCGCCGTCCGAGCCGTGGTGGCGGCTCTGA
- a CDS encoding cation-translocating P-type ATPase, translating into MTTTPETTAAGLSDAEVAERVAAGKTNDVPTRAARSVSDIVRANVFTRINAILGVLLIIVLSTGSVINGAFGLLIIANSAIGIIQELRAKRTLDKLAIVGQTKPLVRRQSGTRAVLPNEVVLDDIIEIGPGDQIVVDGEIVEEANLEVDESLLTGEADPIAKDPGDQVMSGSFVVAGTGAYRATKVGREAYAARLAEEASKFTLVNSELRSGINKILQFITYLLIPAGLLIIYTQLFTTDAGWRESVLRMVGALVPMVPEGLVLMTSIAFAVGVIRLGRRQCLVNELPAIEGLARVDVVCADKTGTLTENGMRVSDLIRLDETADVVNVLAQLAADDPRPNASMQAIAEAYRVPPGWTATAVAPFKSATKWSGVSYGEHGNWVIGAPDVLCEPGSPIAEQAEEIGAKGLRVLLLGRSDLSVDDAAAPGRVTPAALVVLEQRIRPDARDTLEYFASQDVSIKVISGDNAVSVGAVAGSLGLHGETMDARQLPDDIEKLAETMEECTTFGRVRPDQKRAMVHALQSHGHTVAMTGDGVNDVLALKDADIGVAMGAGSSASRAVAQIVLLDNKFATLPYVVGEGRRVIGNIERVSNLFLTKTVYSVLLAILVGLAGLASKIFGTDPLLFPFQPIHVTIAAWFTIGIPAFILSLAPNNERAKPGFVRRVMTSALPSGLVVGIATFTSYLVAYQGRNASPVEQTQASTAALITLLVSAVWVLAVVARPYQWWRVALVAVSGLAYVVIFSIPLAQELFMLDISNVRTTTIALLIGLVGAAAIEVLWWVEGAVLGERRRLWRE; encoded by the coding sequence GTGACCACCACGCCGGAAACCACCGCTGCTGGCCTCAGCGACGCCGAAGTCGCCGAGCGGGTAGCGGCGGGTAAGACCAACGACGTCCCGACGCGTGCGGCGCGCAGTGTGTCGGACATCGTGCGCGCCAACGTGTTCACCCGGATCAACGCGATCCTCGGGGTGCTGTTGATCATCGTGCTATCCACCGGTTCGGTGATCAACGGCGCGTTCGGTCTGCTGATCATCGCCAACAGCGCGATCGGCATCATCCAGGAGCTGCGGGCCAAGCGGACACTGGACAAGCTGGCGATCGTCGGGCAGACGAAACCGTTGGTGCGCAGGCAGTCCGGCACCCGGGCGGTGCTGCCCAACGAGGTGGTGCTCGACGACATCATCGAGATCGGGCCGGGCGACCAGATCGTCGTCGACGGCGAGATCGTCGAGGAGGCCAACCTCGAGGTCGACGAGTCGCTGCTCACCGGTGAGGCCGATCCGATCGCGAAAGACCCCGGCGATCAGGTGATGTCGGGCAGCTTCGTGGTCGCGGGCACCGGCGCCTACCGGGCGACGAAGGTGGGCCGCGAGGCGTACGCGGCGCGGCTCGCCGAGGAGGCCAGCAAGTTCACCCTGGTCAACTCCGAACTGCGCAGCGGCATCAACAAGATCCTGCAGTTCATCACGTACCTGCTGATCCCGGCGGGGCTGCTGATCATCTACACCCAACTGTTCACCACCGACGCCGGCTGGCGCGAGTCGGTGCTGCGGATGGTCGGCGCGCTGGTGCCGATGGTGCCCGAGGGTCTGGTGCTGATGACGTCGATCGCGTTCGCGGTCGGGGTGATCCGGCTGGGCCGGCGGCAGTGTCTGGTCAACGAGCTGCCGGCGATCGAGGGGCTGGCCCGCGTCGACGTGGTGTGCGCCGACAAGACCGGCACGCTGACCGAGAACGGGATGCGGGTGAGCGACCTGATCCGGCTCGACGAGACCGCCGACGTCGTCAACGTGCTGGCCCAGCTGGCGGCCGACGATCCGCGGCCCAACGCCTCGATGCAGGCGATCGCGGAGGCCTACCGGGTGCCGCCGGGCTGGACGGCGACCGCGGTGGCACCGTTCAAGTCGGCGACCAAGTGGAGCGGGGTGTCCTACGGCGAGCACGGCAACTGGGTGATCGGCGCCCCGGATGTGTTGTGCGAACCGGGTTCTCCGATCGCCGAGCAGGCCGAGGAGATCGGCGCCAAGGGGCTGCGGGTGCTGCTGCTGGGCCGCAGCGACCTGTCGGTGGACGACGCCGCCGCGCCGGGCCGGGTGACGCCTGCGGCGCTGGTGGTGCTCGAACAGCGGATCCGGCCCGACGCCCGCGACACCCTCGAATACTTTGCCTCCCAGGACGTGTCGATCAAGGTCATCTCCGGTGACAACGCGGTGTCGGTGGGTGCGGTGGCCGGCTCGCTGGGGCTGCACGGCGAGACGATGGACGCCCGCCAGTTGCCGGACGACATCGAGAAGCTGGCCGAGACCATGGAGGAGTGCACGACGTTCGGCCGGGTGCGCCCGGACCAGAAGCGGGCGATGGTGCACGCGCTGCAGTCACACGGGCACACGGTCGCGATGACCGGTGACGGCGTCAACGATGTGCTGGCGCTCAAGGACGCCGACATCGGTGTGGCGATGGGGGCGGGCAGCTCGGCGTCGCGGGCGGTGGCGCAGATCGTGCTGCTGGACAACAAGTTCGCCACGCTGCCCTACGTGGTGGGCGAGGGCCGCCGGGTGATCGGCAACATCGAGCGGGTCTCCAACCTGTTCCTGACCAAGACGGTGTACTCGGTGCTGCTGGCGATCCTGGTCGGGCTGGCGGGCCTGGCGTCGAAGATCTTCGGCACCGACCCGCTGCTGTTCCCGTTCCAGCCGATCCACGTGACGATCGCGGCCTGGTTCACGATCGGCATCCCGGCGTTCATCCTGTCGCTGGCGCCCAACAACGAGCGCGCCAAACCCGGGTTCGTGCGCCGGGTGATGACGTCGGCGCTGCCGTCGGGCCTGGTGGTCGGGATCGCGACGTTCACCTCGTACCTGGTCGCCTACCAGGGCCGCAACGCCAGCCCGGTCGAGCAGACGCAGGCGTCGACGGCGGCGCTGATCACCCTGCTGGTGTCGGCGGTGTGGGTGCTGGCCGTGGTGGCCCGCCCGTACCAGTGGTGGCGGGTGGCGCTGGTCGCGGTCTCCGGGCTGGCCTATGTGGTGATCTTCTCGATCCCGCTGGCGCAGGAGCTGTTCATGCTGGACATCTCGAATGTGAGGACGACCACGATCGCGCTGCTGATCGGCCTGGTCGGAGCGGCCGCGATCGAGGTGCTCTGGTGGGTCGAGGGGGCGGTCCTCGGCGAACGCCGGCGGCTGTGGCGGGAGTAG
- a CDS encoding antitoxin has product MSFLDKAKDLLAKNADKVETVIEKAGDIVDEKTEGKFAQHVDKVQEAAKNAAKNYVENLDNTENNPQS; this is encoded by the coding sequence ATGTCATTCCTCGATAAGGCGAAGGACCTGCTGGCCAAGAACGCCGACAAGGTCGAGACGGTGATCGAGAAGGCCGGCGACATCGTCGACGAGAAGACCGAGGGCAAATTCGCCCAGCACGTCGACAAGGTCCAGGAAGCCGCCAAGAACGCCGCCAAGAACTACGTAGAGAACCTCGACAACACCGAGAACAACCCGCAGAGCTGA